In Clostridium sp. DL-VIII, the following proteins share a genomic window:
- a CDS encoding AraC family transcriptional regulator, translating to MVTTNNYLMSMDNEKALKDEMEKLSQLIGIYAPHDGGFSLNIPGIYVGRDSKIDVDIMKNFYMPSIGIIAQGTKTIMAGKEIYQCDYTHMHFIPIALPVSLRTTDASSSKPFLGIRMELDAKRIAELVMKVYPKGLPSVHKCSSSYVTQTDVNIVNAMRRMLECLQKTDDAELIVPLIIDEILIRLLKSPIGVHIAEIGLRDSDIQQVTKSINWLRENFAQTMKVSDLAELVHMSISSFHEHFKAVTSMSPLQYQKVLRLHEARHLMLSKNINAATASQLVGYLSDSQFNRDYSSYFGDPPKRDIAKLRQLAQ from the coding sequence ATGGTAACGACAAATAATTATTTAATGTCAATGGATAATGAAAAAGCACTTAAAGATGAAATGGAAAAGTTATCACAGCTAATTGGTATTTATGCTCCTCATGATGGCGGTTTTAGTTTGAATATACCAGGAATATATGTTGGGCGAGATTCTAAAATAGATGTAGATATTATGAAAAATTTCTACATGCCTTCTATTGGAATTATTGCCCAAGGTACAAAAACAATTATGGCAGGGAAGGAGATTTATCAGTGCGATTATACACATATGCATTTCATACCAATTGCTTTGCCAGTATCTCTTCGAACTACAGATGCAAGTTCTTCTAAACCATTCCTTGGTATAAGGATGGAATTGGATGCTAAGAGAATTGCAGAATTAGTAATGAAAGTATATCCTAAAGGATTACCTTCTGTTCACAAGTGTAGTTCAAGTTATGTAACTCAAACAGATGTAAATATTGTAAATGCAATGAGGAGAATGCTCGAATGCCTGCAAAAGACTGATGATGCAGAGCTTATTGTACCATTAATCATAGATGAGATTTTAATACGGCTTTTAAAGAGTCCTATTGGTGTTCATATTGCTGAAATAGGGCTAAGGGATTCGGATATACAGCAGGTTACAAAGTCAATTAATTGGCTGCGGGAGAACTTTGCACAAACAATGAAGGTTTCGGACTTAGCAGAGCTAGTACATATGAGTATATCTTCCTTTCATGAACACTTTAAAGCAGTAACGTCCATGAGTCCGCTTCAATATCAAAAAGTATTGCGTCTTCACGAAGCAAGACATCTTATGTTATCAAAGAATATAAATGCAGCAACTGCCAGCCAGTTGGTAGGGTATTTAAGTGATTCTCAATTTAATCGGGATTATAGCAGTTACTTTGGAGATCCTCCTAAGAGAGATATTGCAAAGCTGCGTCAATTAGCACAATAA
- a CDS encoding alpha-glucosidase, producing MEKKWWKESVVYQIYPRSFYDSNGDGIGDLRGIINKLDYLKELGIDVIWLSPVYKSPNDDNGYDISDYEDIMNEFGTMKDMEELIKEGKKRGIKILMDLVVNHTSDEHKWFIEAKKSKDNPYRNFYIWRDPVKGEEPNDLKSTFSGSAWKYDEVSGQYYLHLFSKKQPDLNWENAEMRNKIYDMMNFWINKGIGGFRMDVIELIGKIPDKKIKENGPKLHEYIKEMNKKTFGGKNLLTVGETWGCTPEVAKQYSNPNESELSMIFQFEHISLDQQQGKEKWDLKPLELLDLKKTLSKWQVELEGAGWNSLFWNNHDVPRIVSRWGNDKEYRIESAKMFATLLHGMKGTPYIYQGEELGMTNIRFENLEDYRDIETINMYNERKKRGYRHEDIMMSIYMKGRDNARTPMQWDDNENAGFTSGEPWIKVNPNYKEINAKSQLEDENSIFNYYKKLIKIRKSNPVVVYGKYELILEGSEEIFAYTRTLENEMLLVICNFKETKTTFMLEKKFEFKAKELLISNYNADVNNPIDNIELRPYEARIYKLIL from the coding sequence GTGGAGAAAAAGTGGTGGAAGGAAAGTGTGGTTTATCAAATATATCCAAGGAGTTTTTATGATTCTAATGGAGATGGAATTGGAGACTTAAGAGGAATTATAAACAAGTTAGATTATCTAAAAGAGTTAGGAATTGATGTAATATGGCTATCGCCAGTATATAAGTCACCTAATGATGACAATGGATATGATATAAGTGATTATGAAGATATAATGAATGAATTTGGAACAATGAAAGATATGGAGGAGCTTATTAAAGAAGGTAAAAAGAGAGGAATAAAAATTCTTATGGATTTGGTTGTTAATCATACTTCTGATGAACATAAGTGGTTTATTGAAGCTAAAAAATCAAAGGATAATCCTTACAGGAATTTTTACATATGGAGAGATCCGGTAAAGGGTGAGGAACCTAATGATTTAAAGTCAACATTTAGCGGCAGTGCGTGGAAATATGATGAAGTTTCAGGACAATATTATTTACACTTGTTTAGCAAAAAGCAGCCTGATTTAAATTGGGAAAATGCAGAAATGAGGAATAAAATTTACGATATGATGAATTTTTGGATTAATAAAGGTATAGGCGGATTCAGAATGGATGTCATCGAACTTATAGGTAAAATTCCAGATAAAAAGATAAAGGAGAATGGCCCTAAACTGCATGAATACATTAAAGAAATGAATAAGAAAACTTTTGGAGGAAAGAATTTATTAACTGTTGGAGAAACCTGGGGATGTACTCCAGAGGTCGCTAAACAATATTCTAATCCTAATGAAAGTGAGCTTAGCATGATATTTCAATTTGAACATATTTCATTAGATCAACAGCAGGGTAAAGAAAAATGGGATTTGAAGCCATTGGAATTATTAGATTTAAAGAAAACATTATCTAAATGGCAAGTTGAATTAGAAGGGGCAGGATGGAATAGTTTATTTTGGAACAATCATGATGTGCCAAGAATAGTTTCAAGATGGGGAAATGATAAGGAATATAGAATAGAAAGTGCTAAAATGTTTGCAACATTATTACATGGAATGAAGGGAACTCCATATATATATCAAGGTGAGGAACTTGGTATGACAAATATAAGATTTGAAAATTTAGAGGATTATAGAGATATAGAAACTATAAACATGTACAATGAAAGAAAGAAACGCGGTTACAGACATGAGGATATAATGATGTCTATTTATATGAAAGGCAGAGATAATGCACGTACTCCAATGCAGTGGGATGATAATGAAAATGCAGGATTTACAAGTGGAGAACCTTGGATAAAAGTAAATCCTAATTACAAAGAAATAAATGCTAAATCACAATTAGAAGATGAAAATTCTATATTCAATTATTATAAAAAGCTAATAAAAATTAGAAAATCTAATCCTGTAGTTGTTTATGGAAAATATGAATTGATTTTAGAAGGAAGTGAAGAAATATTTGCATATACAAGAACCTTAGAAAATGAGATGCTGTTAGTTATATGTAATTTTAAAGAAACTAAGACAACCTTTATGCTTGAAAAGAAATTTGAATTTAAAGCTAAGGAGCTTTTAATTTCAAATTATAATGCAGATGTAAATAATCCGATAGATAATATAGAGCTTAGACCATATGAAGCTAGAATTTATAAGTTGATATTATGA
- a CDS encoding extracellular solute-binding protein, producing the protein MNKKLKLLVSISISTILGFSLLAGCGGKTDTANNGKVKLELFSTKPENKTILQSLASEFQEKNPNIEISINSPANAGTVLKTRLAKSDMPDLVAIGADVNYGALVEANALEDLTNDSVIENIQKPYLDMLHGIASNDNGKIYGVPYATNADGVLYNKDIFSKLGLQIPKTWDEFMQVSKKIKDSGQLPLYLTLKDAWTGMCFWNVIASDLEPDNFLADKKAGKTTFEATHGEIVDKMETIGTLGQEDILGVSYNDGNAAFAQGKSAMYLQGNWAISEIKKANPNMNIGMFPLPASNDSSKNNIVSGIDVLFGITSKSKHSDEAKKFIEFMTEKENAQKYIKDQFAFSAVKDVTQDDESVADVQESFKNGKIGAFPDHYYPSSFDAASLVQGFYSKKDKAEFLKQLDTEYDKANSKQ; encoded by the coding sequence ATGAATAAAAAATTAAAGTTATTAGTATCAATTTCTATTAGTACAATACTTGGATTTTCATTGTTAGCAGGATGTGGAGGGAAAACAGATACTGCTAACAATGGAAAAGTAAAATTGGAATTATTTTCGACCAAGCCAGAAAACAAAACAATATTGCAGTCATTGGCAAGTGAATTTCAAGAGAAAAATCCTAATATCGAAATTTCAATTAATTCACCTGCAAATGCTGGTACTGTTTTAAAAACAAGACTTGCAAAAAGTGATATGCCTGATTTAGTAGCTATAGGTGCAGATGTAAACTATGGGGCGCTAGTAGAGGCAAATGCTCTTGAGGATCTTACTAATGATAGCGTTATTGAAAATATACAAAAGCCATATTTAGATATGCTTCATGGCATAGCAAGTAATGATAATGGAAAAATATATGGAGTTCCATATGCAACAAATGCTGATGGTGTTTTATACAATAAGGATATATTTTCGAAGCTTGGATTACAAATTCCTAAAACATGGGATGAATTTATGCAGGTGTCTAAAAAAATTAAAGATTCCGGTCAATTACCATTATATTTAACACTTAAAGATGCATGGACTGGAATGTGTTTCTGGAATGTTATAGCTAGTGATTTAGAACCTGATAATTTCTTAGCTGATAAAAAAGCAGGGAAAACAACTTTTGAAGCTACCCATGGAGAAATAGTGGACAAGATGGAGACCATAGGAACTCTTGGTCAGGAAGATATATTGGGAGTTTCCTATAATGATGGTAATGCAGCCTTTGCACAAGGTAAATCAGCAATGTATTTACAAGGCAACTGGGCTATTAGTGAAATAAAAAAAGCAAATCCTAATATGAATATAGGTATGTTCCCATTACCTGCAAGTAATGATTCATCTAAAAATAATATAGTGTCTGGTATAGATGTGTTATTTGGAATAACAAGTAAGTCAAAACATTCTGATGAAGCAAAAAAATTCATAGAATTCATGACTGAAAAAGAAAATGCTCAAAAATATATAAAAGATCAATTCGCATTTTCTGCAGTTAAAGATGTGACACAAGATGATGAGAGTGTAGCAGATGTGCAAGAAAGCTTTAAAAATGGGAAAATTGGTGCTTTCCCTGATCACTACTATCCAAGTTCATTTGATGCAGCAAGTTTAGTTCAAGGATTTTATAGTAAAAAAGATAAAGCTGAATTTTTAAAACAACTTGATACTGAGTATGATAAAGCAAATAGTAAGCAATAA
- a CDS encoding alpha-glucosidase, translating to MKKWWHDKVAYQIYPKSFCDSNGDGIGDLRGIISKLDYLKELGIDIIWLSPVYCSPMVDQGYDISDYYNIDSRFGTMDDMEELLKQAKARDMHILLDLVINHCSDKHEWFKKALEDPEGDYAEYFYIREGKGNKPPCNWRSYFGGSVWEKIHDTNKYYLHSFAKEQPDLNWENPKLRNEIYKMINWWLEKGLSGFRIDAIINIKKNLSFQDFPADGEDGLCSITKMLETVDDIGDRLSELKKETFKKFDAFTVGEVFNSKEEELHKFIGEDGYFSTMFDFELELLGKSKKGWYDNKAFTPNEIREAILYSQAKTMDIGFKANIIENHDEPRGVSRYIEEKDLNDASKKMLGAISLMLRGIPFIYQGQELGMTNNKFSSIEKFDDIATIDQYNVAIEKGYGKEEALKIINTFSRDNARTPFHWDDSENAGFTTGEPWLKVNKNYKEINAKAQLEDEDSIFNFYKELIALRKSEEFKDTIVYGKFKPALENHDNLFAFYREGSDKKLMLLANYQHEEQEVELSEVCRKVLLNNYKEINKKDGKIILKSYQVVVLEIV from the coding sequence ATGAAAAAATGGTGGCATGACAAAGTAGCATATCAGATATATCCAAAAAGTTTCTGCGATTCTAATGGTGATGGAATTGGTGATTTAAGAGGAATTATAAGCAAACTTGATTACTTAAAGGAGCTAGGAATAGATATAATTTGGTTATCTCCAGTATATTGTTCGCCAATGGTAGATCAAGGTTATGATATTTCTGATTATTATAATATTGATTCAAGATTTGGTACCATGGATGATATGGAGGAGTTACTAAAGCAGGCTAAAGCTAGAGATATGCATATATTACTGGATTTAGTTATAAATCATTGTTCAGATAAACATGAATGGTTTAAAAAAGCATTGGAAGATCCAGAAGGGGACTATGCAGAGTATTTCTATATTCGTGAAGGAAAAGGGAATAAACCGCCTTGTAATTGGCGTTCTTACTTTGGAGGAAGCGTATGGGAAAAGATACATGACACAAATAAATATTATCTTCATTCGTTTGCAAAAGAACAGCCAGATTTAAATTGGGAAAATCCTAAATTAAGAAATGAAATATATAAGATGATAAACTGGTGGCTTGAAAAAGGATTATCTGGTTTTAGAATAGATGCCATTATTAATATAAAAAAGAATTTAAGTTTTCAAGATTTTCCTGCTGATGGTGAGGATGGACTTTGCAGCATAACGAAGATGCTAGAAACTGTAGACGATATCGGAGATAGATTAAGTGAATTAAAGAAAGAGACCTTTAAGAAATTTGATGCTTTTACTGTAGGAGAAGTATTTAACAGCAAAGAAGAAGAGCTGCATAAATTTATAGGAGAAGATGGTTACTTTTCTACCATGTTTGATTTTGAACTTGAGCTTTTAGGAAAAAGTAAAAAAGGCTGGTATGACAATAAAGCTTTTACACCAAATGAAATAAGAGAAGCTATTTTGTATAGCCAGGCAAAAACTATGGATATAGGATTTAAGGCTAATATTATTGAAAATCACGATGAACCACGAGGAGTAAGCAGATACATTGAAGAAAAAGATTTAAATGATGCAAGTAAGAAAATGCTTGGAGCAATATCTTTAATGCTGAGAGGAATACCATTTATTTATCAAGGGCAAGAACTGGGAATGACAAATAATAAATTTAGCTCTATAGAAAAATTTGATGATATTGCAACAATAGATCAATATAATGTAGCCATTGAAAAAGGATATGGTAAAGAAGAAGCACTAAAAATTATAAACACTTTTAGTAGAGATAATGCTAGAACTCCATTTCATTGGGATGATAGTGAAAATGCAGGCTTTACAACTGGAGAGCCTTGGCTTAAGGTTAATAAAAACTATAAAGAAATTAATGCAAAAGCGCAGCTTGAAGATGAAGATTCCATATTTAATTTTTATAAGGAGCTTATAGCTTTAAGAAAATCTGAGGAATTTAAAGATACAATTGTATACGGAAAATTTAAACCTGCATTAGAAAATCATGATAATTTATTTGCTTTCTATAGAGAAGGCTCAGATAAAAAATTAATGTTACTTGCAAATTATCAACATGAAGAGCAAGAAGTTGAGCTATCTGAAGTATGTAGAAAAGTGCTGCTTAATAATTATAAGGAAATAAATAAAAAGGATGGAAAGATAATATTAAAGTCATATCAAGTAGTTGTTTTGGAAATAGTATAA
- a CDS encoding helix-turn-helix transcriptional regulator — MFDNEIVAPGEKLKRIRKILHITQEELSKDICSKNNISLIENGKQKISPSLANAISKKFNEAAKEKRGIDIKLITADFLMKDENEQANDIFKDVIAELKKIEAINLFELKFLKAEDIIKNYNVTDENKIELYRLAADFYYYKHKYSTSDIMCDIALKICIDAKKIEEEANLYVYKSRNNIFSDKHLHALQQLGFAEELNNSIVNDELSIMILYHKALAYKKLGQYDTALKYFKKLKKFEIKNQKILLKIKMVYANCLNELHEFEEAEKEYFEILDINNKDFVGLAYRNLAELYFYKKRYKDAAKYIKDAMVYLIDNKKNYLNDALYIAGKTLRYINEDVEIYLLQALEICERDDRENLKLIQNIINELILLYIEREDEKNINLIVAKAKELNIDCNLIYAELIKYYRYRNDEKSIYFNNKLINKLK; from the coding sequence ATGTTTGATAATGAGATCGTTGCACCTGGTGAAAAATTAAAGAGAATAAGAAAAATACTTCACATAACCCAGGAAGAGTTATCAAAAGATATTTGTTCAAAAAATAACATAAGTTTAATTGAAAATGGAAAACAAAAGATATCTCCTAGTTTAGCAAATGCAATTTCTAAGAAATTTAATGAGGCTGCAAAAGAAAAAAGAGGAATAGATATTAAATTGATTACTGCAGATTTTTTAATGAAGGATGAAAATGAACAGGCAAACGATATCTTTAAAGATGTTATAGCTGAGTTAAAGAAAATTGAAGCAATAAATTTATTTGAACTAAAGTTTCTTAAAGCAGAAGATATAATAAAAAATTATAATGTTACAGATGAAAATAAAATAGAATTATATAGATTAGCGGCTGATTTTTACTATTATAAGCATAAATATTCTACAAGTGACATAATGTGTGATATTGCATTAAAGATATGTATTGATGCAAAAAAGATTGAAGAAGAAGCTAATTTATATGTGTATAAATCTAGAAATAATATATTTAGTGATAAGCACCTTCATGCATTGCAGCAATTAGGTTTTGCAGAAGAATTAAACAATAGTATAGTCAACGATGAACTTTCCATAATGATACTTTATCATAAGGCACTGGCATATAAAAAGCTAGGCCAATATGATACTGCTTTAAAGTACTTTAAAAAACTAAAAAAATTTGAAATAAAAAATCAAAAGATTCTACTAAAAATAAAAATGGTATATGCCAATTGTTTAAATGAACTACATGAATTTGAAGAAGCTGAAAAAGAATATTTTGAAATATTGGATATTAATAACAAAGATTTTGTGGGACTAGCCTATAGAAATTTAGCAGAGCTGTATTTCTATAAAAAAAGATATAAAGATGCAGCAAAATATATAAAGGATGCTATGGTATATTTAATAGATAATAAAAAAAATTACCTTAATGATGCTCTATATATTGCAGGAAAAACACTTAGATATATTAATGAGGATGTTGAAATATATCTCTTACAGGCCTTAGAGATATGTGAAAGAGATGATAGAGAGAATTTAAAATTAATTCAGAACATAATAAATGAATTAATATTGCTTTATATAGAAAGAGAAGATGAAAAAAATATAAACTTAATAGTAGCAAAAGCAAAAGAGTTAAATATAGATTGTAATCTGATTTATGCTGAGTTAATAAAGTATTACAGATATAGAAATGATGAAAAAAGCATCTATTTTAATAATAAATTAATTAATAAACTTAAATAA
- a CDS encoding LacI family DNA-binding transcriptional regulator has product MDTKITRPTIKDVARQANVSVATVSRIINNLDGYSEETRKKVNKVMEELGYQRNAIARNLKIKETRTIGVLRPKISTTYYVEILNGIEDFAQVNNYSVIICNAGDNWDRMSEYLRVLSERQVDGLIVCSIPPEENLCKQIIDSNIPTVLVSALSYRYSLPYVKVDDYQAAYSATCYLIENGHKEIAIIAGPSEDPIAGTPRLNGFLQALKDHKISVNDKLIKKKGFGFMDGVEGMEELFKNNEKFTAVFAVSDDCAVGALSVAHKRGLKVPEDISIIGYDNTNIAEMSYPPLTTVAQPLYNMGEKSVEMLIKRISSNEKVESIIMPFEIIERETVRKIE; this is encoded by the coding sequence ATGGATACTAAAATTACTAGACCAACAATTAAAGATGTCGCGCGTCAAGCCAATGTTTCTGTAGCTACAGTTTCTAGAATTATAAATAATTTAGATGGATATTCTGAAGAAACACGTAAGAAAGTAAATAAAGTTATGGAAGAGCTTGGGTACCAAAGAAATGCTATTGCAAGAAATCTAAAAATTAAAGAAACTCGTACTATTGGAGTGTTACGCCCTAAAATAAGTACTACATATTATGTAGAGATTTTAAATGGAATAGAAGATTTTGCACAAGTTAATAATTATAGTGTTATAATCTGTAATGCCGGAGATAATTGGGACAGGATGTCAGAATATCTTAGGGTACTATCAGAAAGACAAGTAGATGGGCTAATTGTCTGCAGTATACCACCTGAAGAGAATTTGTGTAAACAAATAATAGATTCCAATATTCCAACTGTTTTAGTTTCGGCATTATCATATAGATATTCATTGCCATATGTTAAGGTTGATGATTATCAGGCGGCTTACTCGGCAACATGCTATTTAATTGAAAATGGCCACAAAGAAATAGCTATAATAGCAGGACCTAGTGAAGATCCCATAGCAGGAACTCCACGTTTAAATGGATTTTTACAAGCACTAAAAGATCATAAAATTTCTGTAAATGATAAACTCATTAAAAAGAAGGGGTTTGGCTTTATGGATGGAGTTGAAGGTATGGAGGAACTCTTTAAGAACAATGAAAAATTCACAGCAGTTTTTGCAGTTTCTGATGATTGTGCAGTTGGTGCATTATCAGTAGCACATAAAAGAGGACTCAAAGTACCAGAGGATATATCTATAATAGGCTATGATAATACAAATATAGCTGAGATGTCATACCCGCCTTTAACAACAGTAGCACAGCCCCTATATAATATGGGAGAAAAATCTGTTGAAATGTTAATTAAAAGAATTTCTTCTAATGAAAAAGTTGAAAGTATAATAATGCCTTTTGAAATTATAGAAAGAGAAACAGTGAGAAAAATAGAATAA
- a CDS encoding aspartyl-phosphate phosphatase Spo0E family protein — MKNNEAISELNQVMERTRTELHKTIEIYGLSSKEVVTASQNLDTYINMMIKIEV, encoded by the coding sequence TTGAAAAATAATGAAGCTATTTCTGAGCTTAATCAAGTTATGGAAAGAACTAGGACAGAATTGCATAAGACTATTGAAATATATGGATTGAGTTCTAAAGAAGTAGTAACAGCTAGTCAAAATTTAGATACATATATAAACATGATGATAAAAATAGAAGTCTAA
- a CDS encoding carbohydrate ABC transporter permease, with translation MKRNKNNWIVTILMIAGAVITIIFPLYLTILIAIKSPQDMVPSALSFPKSFRFENFTDAIEMTNFFSALKNSLVITISVLILTILSNSLVSYAIARNRKKKFFNALYYYFLSAMFVPFPIIMLPLVKQVNMLNMDNIIGIICLYVVFGLPFNIFLYSGYIKSIPISLEEAATIDGASTFQVFWKIIFPLLKPINATVAITTCLWTWNDFMLPLVILGKPEMATLPLVQYVFQSQFATNYNLAFASYLLALLPIFIVYIFAQKWIRNGIVTGAVK, from the coding sequence ATGAAAAGAAACAAGAACAATTGGATAGTAACTATATTGATGATAGCAGGAGCGGTGATAACTATAATATTTCCACTGTATCTTACAATATTAATAGCTATAAAATCACCACAAGACATGGTGCCAAGTGCTTTATCATTTCCTAAATCATTTCGTTTTGAGAATTTTACAGATGCCATTGAAATGACAAATTTCTTTTCTGCTTTAAAAAATAGTTTAGTAATAACAATTTCTGTATTAATTCTTACTATACTTTCGAATTCTTTAGTGTCATATGCTATAGCTAGAAATAGAAAGAAAAAGTTTTTTAATGCTCTTTACTATTATTTTTTAAGTGCTATGTTTGTGCCATTTCCAATAATTATGCTGCCTCTTGTAAAGCAGGTAAATATGTTAAACATGGACAATATTATAGGAATAATATGCTTATATGTCGTCTTTGGATTGCCCTTTAATATATTTTTATACTCCGGCTATATTAAATCAATTCCAATTTCACTTGAAGAAGCGGCAACAATAGATGGAGCATCTACATTTCAAGTATTCTGGAAGATTATTTTTCCTTTATTAAAGCCTATTAACGCTACAGTTGCGATTACAACTTGCTTGTGGACATGGAATGATTTTATGCTTCCACTTGTAATATTAGGTAAGCCAGAGATGGCTACATTGCCTTTAGTTCAATATGTATTCCAATCTCAATTTGCTACAAATTATAATTTAGCTTTTGCATCGTATTTATTAGCGTTATTACCAATATTTATAGTATATATATTTGCACAAAAATGGATAAGAAATGGAATTGTGACAGGAGCAGTTAAGTAA
- a CDS encoding sugar ABC transporter permease: MKKKKAFYIMTIPAVLLFFIFHTLSLLEGVFYSFTNSKGYGDWSFVGLKNYIAVFQDSNVMHAYIFTFKFAIITTIIVNILSLLIAVGLNSKIKFQNTLKSIYFIPNILGTLIVAFIFNFVFAHVIPNIGETMNIAALSKNILGDEKLAWLGIVFVAAWQSIAFNTIIYLSGLQTIDTDVYEACDIDGAGSWQRFKSITFPLIAPFFTINMVLCMKGFLMVFDQVVAMTGGGPGTVTQSISYVIYNGGFNQGSFAYQSANAVIYFIVIVAISLFQLRVLEKREEKVL, encoded by the coding sequence TTGAAAAAGAAAAAAGCTTTTTATATTATGACTATACCAGCAGTTTTGTTATTCTTTATATTTCATACATTATCCCTTTTAGAAGGTGTATTTTATAGTTTTACCAATTCAAAAGGATATGGTGATTGGAGTTTTGTTGGATTAAAAAACTATATTGCAGTATTTCAAGATAGTAATGTTATGCATGCGTACATTTTTACTTTCAAATTTGCAATTATAACTACAATTATAGTAAACATACTAAGTCTTTTAATTGCTGTAGGTCTAAACTCAAAAATAAAATTTCAAAATACTTTAAAGTCAATATATTTTATTCCTAATATACTAGGAACTTTAATAGTAGCATTTATATTTAATTTCGTATTTGCGCATGTGATTCCGAATATTGGGGAAACGATGAATATCGCTGCACTTAGTAAGAATATTTTAGGTGATGAAAAGCTTGCGTGGCTTGGAATAGTATTTGTAGCAGCATGGCAATCAATAGCATTTAATACAATTATATATTTATCCGGACTTCAGACAATTGATACAGATGTTTATGAAGCCTGTGATATTGACGGTGCTGGCTCATGGCAAAGATTTAAGAGTATAACATTCCCCTTAATAGCACCCTTCTTTACTATAAACATGGTTTTATGTATGAAAGGATTTTTAATGGTATTTGACCAAGTTGTAGCTATGACAGGAGGAGGACCGGGAACTGTTACCCAATCAATATCCTATGTTATTTATAATGGAGGATTTAACCAAGGAAGTTTCGCATATCAATCTGCAAATGCTGTTATTTACTTTATTGTAATTGTAGCAATATCATTATTCCAGCTTAGAGTCCTTGAAAAGAGGGAGGAAAAGGTACTATGA